One part of the Sorangiineae bacterium MSr11954 genome encodes these proteins:
- a CDS encoding cyclic nucleotide-binding domain-containing protein, with protein MRFVDPIDRFLFLRKVPLLGTLPQERLATFSEHMTEVFFPAGTVFQHDGETIEHLRIIVEGEAEGFVATGETWKLPRHAVLGAFEFFAGASRQSVRTTRDTVMLEIPTGVLHGILEDDFDVVVHIFRGLTRVLLNFIHSYPFDELLQDLASPPNPPQLPTDPDPVEQMLILRQVIIFTQASIDGLAALGRTTTLVRIPAGADLWKAGDEASWGGVIISGAVTSTRIRPGGDALHFHLGRLAPLGLIEILAQRPRWFDACAAEDLVLLRIDLDDLYDTLEDHFDMTMACLASLANGALTVFERVGRARMEQVRGDAPRSISLEDDYSEGPPPS; from the coding sequence ATGCGGTTCGTCGATCCGATCGACCGTTTCCTCTTTCTCCGCAAGGTGCCCCTCTTGGGCACCTTGCCGCAGGAGCGCCTCGCCACGTTCTCCGAGCACATGACGGAGGTGTTCTTCCCGGCGGGAACGGTGTTCCAACACGACGGCGAAACCATCGAACACCTTCGCATCATCGTCGAGGGCGAGGCCGAGGGCTTCGTCGCCACGGGGGAGACCTGGAAGCTACCGCGCCACGCGGTGCTCGGCGCCTTCGAGTTCTTCGCCGGGGCCTCGCGGCAGTCGGTGCGCACCACGCGCGACACCGTGATGCTCGAGATCCCGACCGGGGTCTTGCACGGCATCCTCGAAGACGACTTCGATGTCGTGGTCCACATCTTCCGCGGGCTCACCCGCGTTCTTCTGAACTTCATCCACTCGTACCCCTTCGACGAGCTCCTTCAGGATCTGGCGTCGCCGCCCAACCCGCCCCAGCTGCCGACCGACCCCGATCCGGTGGAGCAGATGCTCATCTTGCGGCAGGTGATCATCTTCACCCAGGCGAGCATCGATGGCTTGGCGGCCCTCGGCCGAACGACGACCCTCGTCCGCATCCCCGCCGGCGCCGATCTCTGGAAGGCGGGCGACGAGGCCTCATGGGGCGGCGTGATCATCTCGGGCGCGGTCACGAGCACCCGCATCCGGCCCGGGGGCGACGCGCTCCACTTCCACCTTGGCCGGCTGGCGCCGCTCGGCCTGATCGAAATCCTCGCCCAGCGGCCGCGCTGGTTCGACGCGTGCGCGGCGGAAGATCTCGTCCTTCTGCGCATCGATCTGGACGATCTCTACGACACCCTCGAGGACCACTTCGACATGACCATGGCGTGCCTCGCGTCCTTGGCCAACGGGGCGCTGACCGTCTTCGAACGGGTCGGGCGCGCGCGCATGGAGCAGGTGCGCGGGGACGCACCCCGGTCGATTTCGCTCGAGGACGACTACTCCGAGGGGCCGCCACCTTCGTAG
- a CDS encoding cytochrome P450: MTSSHERMDTTVRDLRDRSHAEGGLFWTPRGELAVFDPSAAQTANTTNFRDLTLPDRLVDLVRGRRSPRVSWRDVRAAWYPQLRRLSEPPSIAQLAQRMEALLDARLGRELDLVWAAQEVATYALLPTVIAGLSRDERARVQRDQAMKLERLLALRAEPESAWRSMQRVLVQVRAGRIVRRELARRARGKSPRQLDLTDPMVDMLPVLGMDRAAYAITTVLTAVSGPPGAVAACLLHAIAHHPTWAARLQAELAPLAPSAFYAAPARTAPVTHRFVKEALRMWSAPAILTRVARAPIDVGAFHLEPGQAFQVSPYIVHRDPKHWNDPDTFDPDRWSNEADHAGRYVPFGWSPTACIGAQLGTIQLALFAYLATTRYRIELASEAASTIVPSAVPLPIDFRGTIARRAM; encoded by the coding sequence ATGACGAGCTCGCACGAACGAATGGATACGACGGTGCGCGATCTGCGGGATCGGAGCCACGCCGAAGGCGGCCTTTTCTGGACGCCGCGAGGCGAGCTCGCCGTCTTCGATCCCTCCGCCGCCCAGACGGCCAACACCACCAACTTTCGCGATCTGACCTTGCCCGATCGCCTCGTCGATCTCGTGCGCGGACGAAGGAGCCCCCGCGTATCGTGGCGAGACGTTCGCGCCGCGTGGTATCCGCAGCTGCGGCGACTCTCCGAGCCCCCCAGCATCGCCCAGCTCGCCCAGCGCATGGAGGCGCTCCTGGACGCGCGCCTCGGCCGCGAGCTCGATCTCGTCTGGGCCGCGCAGGAGGTGGCCACGTACGCGCTGCTCCCCACCGTGATCGCCGGGCTCTCCCGCGATGAACGAGCCCGCGTCCAGCGCGATCAGGCCATGAAATTGGAGCGGCTGCTCGCGCTGCGGGCCGAGCCCGAGTCCGCGTGGCGATCCATGCAGCGCGTCCTCGTGCAGGTCCGCGCGGGCCGGATCGTGCGGCGCGAGCTCGCCCGACGCGCCCGCGGCAAGAGCCCGCGGCAGCTCGATTTGACCGATCCGATGGTGGACATGCTCCCTGTGCTGGGCATGGACCGCGCGGCCTACGCCATCACCACCGTGCTCACCGCCGTGTCGGGTCCGCCGGGTGCCGTGGCCGCGTGCCTCCTGCACGCGATCGCGCACCACCCAACGTGGGCCGCGCGACTCCAGGCGGAGCTCGCTCCCTTGGCGCCCTCCGCGTTTTATGCCGCGCCCGCGCGCACCGCGCCCGTCACCCATCGGTTCGTCAAAGAGGCGCTGCGCATGTGGAGCGCGCCGGCGATCCTCACGCGCGTCGCCCGGGCGCCCATCGATGTGGGCGCCTTTCACCTCGAGCCCGGGCAGGCCTTTCAAGTGAGCCCGTACATCGTTCACCGCGATCCCAAGCACTGGAACGATCCCGACACCTTCGATCCCGACCGCTGGTCGAACGAGGCCGACCACGCGGGCCGCTACGTGCCCTTCGGGTGGTCCCCCACCGCGTGCATCGGCGCGCAGCTCGGGACCATCCAGCTCGCCCTCTTCGCGTACCTCGCGACCACCCGATACCGCATCGAGCTCGCGAGCGAGGCCGCGTCGACCATCGTCCCCTCCGCCGTGCCGCTCCCAATCGACTTCCGCGGCACCATCGCGCGCCGCGCGATGTGA
- a CDS encoding cytochrome P450 produces MTASKSATGTGRIETDSVAARAGRDGAAGRATAHEPLSFLDRVFPSAGEAIWLPGQKLCIANADAARAILANAEGAYEEHSDFFRTRRGTFGPRAAQVAIGGSARALLTAHRTAHAGRLGDAVRMLAPVSEWPDAGNRLVYAHLAEALLSPARSGSRSRWSSRGRSNAPARSSSPPSPLRRTLDDVVARAVLAGARERQSRLGRAVLRFRVAMELGRALEESRKGTGEPADLLDVVARGAPPDAAISDLVEVYLSFVFAIAGSVGFTLGWSVYLLGTHPDVRAEPAWIVREALRLWPVAWMLARRPARTHDVLGVRVTPKDYVVVCPYLVHRNPKYWDEPRRFRPQRWASPETKRAFMPFGFGPHACAAGSLSMQLVEDILRILAGDYALTAETIDPRPHIGPALAPPRFALHLRRRSGPR; encoded by the coding sequence ATGACGGCATCGAAGAGTGCGACCGGCACGGGGAGGATTGAAACGGACTCCGTGGCCGCGCGGGCTGGGCGCGACGGCGCCGCCGGCCGCGCGACGGCGCACGAGCCGCTGTCGTTCTTGGATCGCGTCTTTCCAAGCGCCGGGGAGGCGATTTGGTTGCCGGGCCAAAAGCTTTGCATCGCCAACGCCGACGCGGCGCGTGCCATCTTGGCCAACGCCGAGGGCGCGTACGAAGAGCACTCGGACTTCTTTCGAACGCGCCGCGGAACGTTCGGGCCGCGCGCGGCGCAAGTCGCCATCGGGGGGTCGGCGCGGGCGCTGCTCACCGCGCATCGAACGGCGCACGCAGGGCGGCTCGGCGATGCCGTGCGCATGCTCGCACCGGTGAGCGAATGGCCGGATGCCGGCAATCGCCTCGTCTACGCGCACCTGGCGGAGGCGCTGCTTTCGCCTGCGCGCTCGGGCTCGCGTTCGCGTTGGAGCTCGCGCGGGCGTTCGAATGCGCCCGCGCGTTCGAGCTCACCCCCCTCGCCCCTGCGACGAACCCTCGACGACGTGGTGGCGCGCGCCGTTCTCGCCGGGGCGCGCGAGCGGCAATCGCGGCTCGGGCGCGCGGTGCTCCGGTTTCGCGTGGCGATGGAGCTCGGGCGCGCCCTCGAAGAGAGCCGCAAGGGCACCGGAGAGCCGGCCGATTTGCTCGACGTCGTCGCGCGCGGCGCGCCGCCGGATGCGGCCATTTCGGATTTGGTCGAGGTGTACCTCTCGTTCGTCTTCGCCATCGCCGGCTCGGTGGGGTTCACCCTCGGCTGGTCGGTGTACCTGCTCGGCACGCACCCCGACGTGCGCGCCGAGCCGGCATGGATCGTTCGCGAGGCGCTGCGACTCTGGCCGGTGGCGTGGATGTTGGCGCGCCGCCCCGCACGAACGCACGACGTGCTGGGCGTTCGGGTCACGCCGAAGGATTACGTCGTCGTCTGCCCCTACCTCGTGCACCGCAATCCAAAATATTGGGACGAGCCCCGACGATTTCGGCCCCAACGCTGGGCGTCGCCCGAGACCAAGCGCGCCTTCATGCCGTTTGGATTCGGGCCCCACGCCTGCGCGGCAGGGTCGCTATCCATGCAGTTGGTCGAGGACATTCTGCGGATCCTCGCGGGCGACTATGCGCTCACCGCGGAGACGATCGACCCTCGGCCGCACATCGGCCCGGCCCTCGCCCCGCCGCGCTTCGCGCTCCACCTTCGACGAAGGTCGGGGCCGCGATGA
- a CDS encoding MFS transporter, translating to MNALGGERAPARERLTPDQRHAFTAALLGWAMDSFDYFLVVLVYADIGEELRVSLPTMAFLTTVTLAMRPVGAFLFGLWADRVGRRIPLMVDVAFYSVVGFLCAFAPNYTVLLVLRLLYGIGMGGEWGLGAALAMEKIPASRRGFFSGVLQQGYSMGYLLASLAFLLLHTLLHLNWRWLFGLSIFPALISLLIRAKVSESEAWASTRDELRATNTPLREVIFDRAVLRRFVYLVALMTLFAWMSHGTQDVYPTFLRATTQSGAGLSASTATWIAVVYNIGAMIGGFVFGGLSEHLGRRRTIVLCASLALPIVPLFAYSTRAGLLGLGAFLMQIAVQGAWGVVPAHLTEMSPDAIRGFYPGVTYQLGNCIAAFNLPLQEYVAREHGYPFALSVTVVPALVLLAVLAAAGKEAKGIAFGAGG from the coding sequence ATGAACGCGCTCGGCGGTGAACGAGCGCCGGCGCGCGAGCGGCTCACCCCCGATCAGCGCCACGCCTTCACCGCGGCCCTTCTGGGCTGGGCGATGGATTCGTTCGACTATTTTCTGGTGGTGTTGGTCTACGCCGACATCGGCGAGGAGCTCAGGGTCTCCTTGCCGACGATGGCGTTTCTCACCACCGTGACCTTGGCCATGCGCCCGGTGGGCGCCTTTCTCTTCGGGCTCTGGGCCGATCGCGTGGGGCGCCGCATCCCGCTCATGGTCGATGTCGCCTTCTACTCCGTGGTGGGGTTTCTCTGCGCCTTTGCGCCGAACTACACGGTGCTGCTGGTGCTGCGGTTGCTCTATGGCATCGGCATGGGGGGCGAGTGGGGCCTGGGCGCGGCGCTGGCGATGGAGAAAATTCCCGCCTCGCGGCGCGGGTTCTTCTCGGGGGTGCTGCAGCAGGGCTATTCGATGGGCTATCTGCTGGCCTCCCTCGCCTTCTTGCTGCTGCACACGCTCTTGCATTTGAACTGGCGGTGGCTATTTGGCTTGAGCATCTTTCCGGCGCTCATCAGCCTCCTGATCCGCGCCAAGGTGAGCGAGTCGGAGGCGTGGGCGAGCACCCGCGACGAGCTGCGCGCGACCAACACGCCCCTGCGCGAGGTGATCTTCGACCGCGCCGTCCTGCGAAGGTTCGTCTATCTGGTGGCGCTGATGACCCTCTTCGCCTGGATGAGTCACGGCACCCAAGACGTGTACCCCACGTTCCTGCGGGCCACGACGCAGTCGGGCGCGGGGCTCTCGGCCAGCACCGCCACGTGGATCGCGGTGGTCTACAACATCGGCGCGATGATCGGCGGGTTCGTCTTCGGCGGGCTCTCGGAGCATCTCGGGCGGCGACGGACCATCGTGCTCTGCGCCTCGCTGGCGCTCCCCATCGTGCCGTTGTTCGCGTACTCCACGAGAGCGGGCCTGCTCGGCCTCGGGGCGTTTCTCATGCAAATTGCCGTGCAGGGCGCGTGGGGCGTGGTTCCCGCGCACCTCACCGAAATGTCGCCCGACGCCATTCGCGGCTTCTACCCCGGGGTGACGTACCAGCTCGGCAACTGCATCGCGGCGTTCAATCTGCCCCTTCAGGAGTACGTGGCGCGCGAGCACGGGTATCCCTTTGCGCTCTCCGTGACCGTGGTGCCGGCGCTGGTGCTGCTCGCCGTGTTGGCCGCCGCGGGGAAAGAGGCGAAGGGGATTGCCTTTGGCGCGGGGGGATGA